One part of the Neodiprion virginianus isolate iyNeoVirg1 chromosome 3, iyNeoVirg1.1, whole genome shotgun sequence genome encodes these proteins:
- the LOC124301620 gene encoding DNA polymerase zeta catalytic subunit isoform X3, whose protein sequence is MTLDQTRANFAVRLVSAEYYQAIPIPSLDPVYSEYRGAEIKHVPIVRVFGSTLNGVKTCLHVHGVFPYFYVPHTGGDDSDRLGYRLAASLDAAINVSLGSASSRNQHVFKVQLISGMPLYGYHEKEHQYFKVYFYNPTMVKRAANLLQNGAVFSDRLQPHEAHIPYVQQFMIDYNLHGMSMIELRHVRYRFPIRAASGTYSENCSEATSPFTNELDYLPHEITPQSTCKFEVDTLASDILNRVEIEGELALNPGLMAIWEEEKARRVQLGLSGGDSQLVQPQSPTRPVFKATENDIYQQQRLAQRLLTLSQMDNSSITESGRNQSSYPLETDADSNLLSASYLEHHVGPRSRSIDEELSKRRSELVFDDLPLGSGSLASLTETFTPSADCSVLDPTDVPLLDMLNELADENIPGLKVDDDSLLGSQHTINENHGNNDCSDEDKEDDNNDLNLTLLQLDSLSWSQGNECLQKSPNSKTDKDMSDKSSTFDYLRDLSVFDVDTDNNSDTGSTCDNTIPQCDGPADFSSEDSDFEQDVTLQRQEKRICDYKSKGRSNQEKLVNVTPSKRKNEICETSRSPAKSRKLSLLSSPRNQLPKGSPMLNSPGGRPSRSYSPLSIIFTSSRNLTKVRQVNLMATIDGNKCSNQMQEVQQLKIPEVMMHVSENQREHCHSSCGTDQEDICNVTFTQYLDTQRKRNARLISRCESIVEDTIRTGKEVIIVPKFNPPKFDNIVKTMETYGIPVCRNKDPFFSNYMDVTNRKEVAHKILKVPSKRVVDLPQFGPNLEGVTSIRFWRAMKVEEVYPSGANIEKSKVRQNLASQNKTVIVPLATAPLPQRVKIWSRGKEYLKKTSVTKDFSDSGTKLAVEHCYHSASSKHDKHSTSQERMTNAANQNNYQPNKKGKDVTGMDASLPTHDVELSRLLGISCGQIESSSQTDHFKIPCENLQDIKPLTAHQFLTVLCLEVHVATRGDLLPDPQHDPIRAIFYAIHNDAPAASDFTSTDKGVLVSDPSYDPSKSSEYLKKSGVMHSVSYALSEEGLFENLLTVVKKTDPDILVGWELESLSWGYLFQRAANIGINLAPKVSRIPGIQRAWEPQTTELSILTEIKMPGRIVLDVWRIMRHEIALQSYTFENIMYHVMHQRLSRPSFATLTQWWEHRTIKARSLVVDHYITKVVGILKIIEQLDIIGKTTEFARLYGIQFFEVFSRGSQFQVESVMLRLAKPSNYVPVSPSPQQRATMRAPESLPLIMEPESVFYSDPLIVLDFQSLYPSIIIAHNYCFSTCLGRIENIGQSEPFEFGATTLKVTKRTIQKLGKNINFSPSGVAFVKPEIRTGILPRMLTEYLDTRLMVKKAMKDHSQTAHTLQRALNSRQRGLKLLANVTFGYTHANFSGRMPCIEIGDSIVSKARETLERAIKLVESTKRWNARVVYGDTDSLFVLLPGRSRREAFEVGAQIASAVTLENPKPMKLKLEKIMQPSILQTKKRYCGYMYESPDQEKPIYLAKGIETVRRDGCPAVSKILVYFDTDIGEKSENSI, encoded by the exons ATGACGTTGGATCAAACAAGAGCAAATTTCGCAGTGCGATTGGTTTCCGCGGAATATTATCAGGCTATTCCGATACCCTCCTTGGATCCCGTTTATTCGGAATATCGTGGTGCCGAGATCAAACATGTACCTATTGTCAGAGTATTTGGATCGACCCTGAATG GAGTGAAGACATGTTTACATGTGCACGGAGtgtttccatatttttatgtGCCGCACACAGGAGGTGATGACAGCGACAGGCTTGGCTATCGTTTGGCAGCATCTTTGGACGCTGCTATAAATGTTTCCCTGGGATCTGCATCTTCTCGGAATCAACATGTATTCAAAGTTCAACTTATATCCGGCAT GCCACTCTACGGTTATCACGAAAAGGAACACCAGTACTTCAAGGTCTATTTCTATAATCCCACAATGGTCAAAAGAGCAGCTAATCTATTACAG AATGGTGCTGTATTTAGTGATCGCCTCCAGCCACACGAAGCACACATCCCATATGTCCAACAGTTTATGATAGATTACAATTTACACGGCATGAGCATGATAGAGCTGCGTCACGTCAGATATCGGTTTCCAATTAGAGCAGCATCTGGAACATACTCTGAAAATTGCTCTGAGGCCACTTCTCCGTTCACCAACGAGCTGGATTACCTGCCGCATGAAATCACACCACAAAGTACATGCAAGTTCGAAGTAGATACCTTGGCTTCAGATATTCTGAATCGAGTAGAAATTGAGGGGGAGCTGGCGCTTAATCCGGGATTGATGGCTATATGGGAGGAAGAAAAAGCAAGACGGGTGCAACTGGGTCTTAGCGGCGGTGATTCTCAGCTTGTCCAACCACAGAGCCCGACCAGACCAGTTTTCAAAGCCACTGAAAATGACATATACCAACAACAAAGACTAGCTCAAAGATTATTGACACTTTCACAG ATGGACAATAGCTCAATAACAGAAAGTGGAAGAAATCAGAGTTCATATCCTCTCGAAACAGATGCGGATAGTAATTTACTGAGTGCTTCTTATCTTGAGCACCATGTGGGGCCGCGTAGTAGAAGTATCGACGAAGAGTTGTCTAAGCGTCGAAGCGAACTAGTTTTCGATGACCTACCATTGGGCTCAGGGTCACTAGCGTCATTAACAGAGACTTTTACCCCATCCGCTGACTGTAGTGTAC tgGATCCCACAGATGTCCCCTTGTTGGATATGTTGAATGAGTTGGCGGATGAAAATATCCCTGGCTTAAAGGTGGATGACGACAGTCTGCTGGGTTCACAACATACAATCAATGAAAATCATGGGAACAATGATTGCTCAGACGAAGACAAAGAAGATGACAATAACGACTTGAATCTAACGTTGTTGCAGTTAGATTCATTGAGTTGGTCACAAGGTAATGAGTGTTTGCAAAAATCACCAAATTCAAAAACAGATAAGGACATGTCTGACAAGTCGTCCACGTTCGATTATCTTCGTGATTTGTCAGTATTTGATGTTGATACTGACAATAATTCGGATACTGGTTCAACTTGTGACAATACAATTCCTCAGTGTGACGGACCTGCAGATTTCAGTTCGGAGGATTCGGACTTTGAACAGGACGTTACGCTGCAAAGACAAGAGAAACGTATTTGCGACTATAAATCTAAAGGTCGTAGCAATCAAGAAAAACTTGTGAACGTTACTCCTAGCAAACGAAAAAATGAGATTTGTGAAACCTCGAGATCACCTGCAAAAAGTAGAAAACTGAGTCTTCTATCATCCCCAAGGAATCAATTGCCAAAGGGCTCACCAATGCTAAACAGCCCAGGAGGTCGTCCATCCCGGAGTTACTCTCCGCTTAGTATAATTTTTACCTCTTCTCGCAACTTGACAAAAGTTCGACAGGTAAATCTTATGGCAACTATTGATGGAAACAAGTGTAGCAATCAAATGCAAGAAGTGCAGCAACTGAAGATTCCTGAAGTAATGATGCATGTGAGTGAAAACCAGAGAGAACATTGTCATTCAAGCTGTGGTACAGACCAGGAAGATATTTGCAATGTAACGTTTACACAATACTTGGACACACAGCGGAAACGAAATGCCAGATTGATTTCAAGATGTGAAAGTATTGTTGAAGACACGATAAGAACTGGCAAGGAAGTTATTATCGTGCCTAAATTCAATCCTCCAAAGTTCGACAATATTGTTAAAACAATGGAGACTTATGGTATACCTGTATGCAGGAATAAAGATCCATTCTTTAGCAATTATATGGATGTGACCAATCGTAAGGAAGTCGCTCACAAAATACTTAAAGTACCAAGCAAAAGAGTTGTTGACCTGCCACAATTTGGACCAAATTTAGAAGGTGTCACCAGCATCAGATTCTGGCGAGCAATGAAAGTCGAAGAGGTTTATCCTTCCGGAGccaatattgaaaaatccaAAGTCAGGCAAAACCTTGCTAGTCAAAATAAAACTGTGATCGTACCACTGGCCACGGCTCCACTGCCGCAAAGAGTAAAAATATGGTCAAGAGGAAaagaatacttgaaaaaaacatCGGTAACTAAAGATTTCAGTGACAGTGGAACCAAACTAGCTGTTGAACATTGTTATCACTCTGCATCATCAAAACACGACAAACACTCCACGTCTCAAGAAAGAATGACGAATGCCGCGAACCAGAATAATTACCAGCcgaataaaaaaggaaaagatgTGACTGGGATGGATGCTTCTTTGCCGACTCATGATGTCGAGTTATCCAGACTACTTGGTATCTCTTGTGGTCAAATTGAAAGTTCCTCACAGACAGACCATTTTAAAATACCATGTGAAAATTTACAAGATATCAAACCACTCACTGCC cATCAATTCCTGACGGTACTTTGCTTGGAGGTCCATGTAGCTACTCGCGGAGATCTTTTACCTGATCCCCAACATGATCCAATTCGAGCAATATTCTATGCCATTCACAATGACGCACCTGCTGCATCAGATTTTACGTCTACTGATAAAG GTGTTCTGGTGAGCGATCCATCATACGACCCTTCAAAATCATCAGAGTACCTCAAAAAGTCTGGGGTAATGCATTCAGTTTCTTATGCACTCAGCGAAGAAGGTCTTTTCGAGAATCTTTTGACTGTTGTCAAGAAAACTGACCCAGATATTCTAGTTGGATGGGAACTGGAATCTTTGTCGTGGGGATACTTATTCCAGAGGGCGGCGAATATTGGCATCAATTTAGCACCGAAGGTCTCCAGAATTCCTGGCATCCAACGTGCATGGGAGCCACAAACGACCGAGTTGAGCATCTtgacggaaataaaaatgccAGGCCGTATTGTACTAGATGTTTGGAGAATCATGAGACATGAAATAG CTTTGCAGAGTTATACGTTTGAGAACATAATGTATCACGTGATGCATCAGAGACTGAGCCGTCCATCGTTTGCAACATTGACGCAGTGGTGGGAGCATCGGACAATCAAAGCACGATCTCTTGTTGTTGATCATTACATCACTAAGGTGGTGGgcatattgaaaattatcgagCAACTCGATATCATTG GCAAAACCACCGAATTCGCACGCCTTTATGGGATACAGTTTTTCGAAGTCTTTTCGCGTGGTTCGCAGTTTCAAGTCGAGTCCGTCATGCTAAGATTGGCAAAGCCGTCCAACTATGTACCGGTATCTCCATCTCCGCAACAACGAGCTACCATGCGTGCACCCGAATCCCTGCCACTTATAATGGAACCAGAATCTGTATTTTACAGCGACCCATTGATCGTACTGGACTTTCAAAGTCTTTACCCTAGCATCATCATTGCTCACAACTACTGCTTTTCAACATGCCTCGGACGTATTGAAAACATTGGCCA GTCTGAACCCTTTGAATTTGGTGCAACAACATTGAAAGTAACTAAGCGCACAATTCAGAAATTGGGTAAGAATATAAACTTTTCACCCAGTGGCGTTGCTTTCGTCAAGCCAGAAATTCGAACGGGAATACTTCCTCGAATGCTGACCGAATACCTGGACACTAGATTAATGGTGAAAAAAGCCATGAAGGATCACTCACAAACCGCTCACACACTCCAAAGAGCTCTTAATTCTAGACAACGTGGATTGAAATTGCTTGCTAATGTAACGTTTGGATACACACATGCTAACTTTAGCGGACGGATGCCTTGTATCGAG ATCGGTGACAGCATCGTCAGCAAGGCGAGGGAAACCCTAGAGCGTGCGATAAAATTGGTAGAATCTACAAAGCGATGGAATGCCCGTGTCGTATATGGTGATACCGATTCTTTGTTCGTGCTATTGCCGGGCAGATCACGAAGAGAAGCATTTGAGGTGGGAGCTCAAATTGCAAGTGCTGTTACCTTGGAAAATCCGAAACCAATGAAACTGAAACTGGAAAAAATCATGCAGCCGTCGATATTGCAG ACAAAAAAGCGATATTGTGGATATATGTACGAAAGTCCGGACCAAGAGAAACCGATTTACTTAGCGAAAGGCATAGAAACTGTTCGCAGAGATGGTTGTCCAGCAGTTTCCAAG ATTCTTGTATACTTTGACACAGATATTGGAGAAAAGTCTGAGAATTCTATTTGA